CACGCGTTCGAGGGGCACCCAGGAGCGCCGCACGTTGCGCTCGCCGAGCATCATCGAGACCAGCATCGGCTCGAGCCGTGGGGCGCTCGTGTCGGGCGGCGGCGCGCCCGGCAATCCGCCGTAGCGCCGCACCGCGACGACCATGCTGTCGTCGAGCCACAGCCGCACGCGCTCGGGCCCCCCCTGGCCGCGAGGGTCGGGCGCATCCAGGAAGCCGCGCAGGAAGATCAGCGCGCCTCCTTGAACCGTCGCCCATGTCCCGGGCCGGCGCGGGGTGCCCGACACGCGCGTGTACCCCCGCACGTGAAGCTCGGCCTGCAGATAGGGGAGCGGAAGGACGCGGCCCTTCACCAGGGGCAGGTCCGCCGAGTAGATGCGTGACGGGAAGCCCCAGGCCGGACCTTCGGCCTGCAACGTCTCGAAGGCGTGGACCTCGACCGCGAACCGGACCAGCAGGAAGACCACGATCACGGCCAGAAGCGCCGCGACCGCGATCAGCAAGCGGCGGAGGGTCATGGGCCGCCGCCGAGGAATCGGGGGTTTCGCCGTCACCCTTCGAGCCTAACAGGATGAGCGATCGTCGCTAACGGAACTCCGCGACGATCGGGGCGTGGTCCGAGGCCAAGCCTTCGCCGTCGAGCCCGGCGACCGTGCCGCCGCTTCCTTCGACCCAGCCGCGGCCGGCGAACCAGTCGAGCCGCAGCCGGCTGCGGCGCTCCGTCCAGCGGATCAGGGGCGCGGCGACGCGCATGAGCGCGCGCGCTTCCTCGAGCCGGTCGAAGCGCACCCGCAGGGTCGGGCGGCGGTCGTTGAACCGATTCCACTCGAAGTCCGAATCGCGAAGCACATCGAACAGCGTCTCGCGGGCCGGACCGCGGTCCGGATAGAGGAAGCGCGAGAGCACGGCGCGATTGGTCCACATCAGCATGACCGCGGCATTCGCGAAGACGTCCCACCAGCGCCCGCGATTGAAGGTGTGGCTGTTGAAGTCGCCGGCGAGGACGATCGGCCGCTTCTCGTTCCGGAGCGCCGCCATGAGGGTGCGCATCTGCAGGGCGCGATCCTGCCGGGTGCGATGCACCTCGAGATGGACGGAGACGGCGACGAAAGGCGCCGCCGGGCGCTGGACCTCGGCGATCAGCCCGATGTGGCGGCCGTACATCCGCTCGCGGTTGAACTGGACCTTCTCGGGGCTCGGCAGCTCGACGATGCGGGCCTCGCCCAGCGGCCAGCGGGAGAGGATCGCCAAGCCCACCAGGGCCTCCTGGTTGGCGCGTCCGGCGGCCATGCGCTCGTCGTCGTCGCGGCCGAGCGTGGTCTCGATCGTGAGCGGAGCCCAGCAGCCGTGGAGGCCCAGGGCGTGCGCCAGATCGCAGGCGACGTCGCGGTTGCCGGCTCGCGCCGCGCCCAGATCCACCTCGTTGAGCATCACCAGGTCCGCCGACTGGAGCAGGGGATGCGTGGTCAGGGCGCGCTCGACCTGGTCGTACCAGTTGCCGTGCTCGATGTTCCAGTGAACCGCCAGCACGCGCTGCGGAGCCGTCGATGGCTTCGATGCCTG
This sequence is a window from Candidatus Eisenbacteria bacterium. Protein-coding genes within it:
- a CDS encoding endonuclease/exonuclease/phosphatase family protein, whose protein sequence is MDRDPQFLAECRALGEALKAYPSIDALRGSASWNDLGPRLSRLLSTIRRFEPAHPQASKPSTAPQRVLAVHWNIEHGNWYDQVERALTTHPLLQSADLVMLNEVDLGAARAGNRDVACDLAHALGLHGCWAPLTIETTLGRDDDERMAAGRANQEALVGLAILSRWPLGEARIVELPSPEKVQFNRERMYGRHIGLIAEVQRPAAPFVAVSVHLEVHRTRQDRALQMRTLMAALRNEKRPIVLAGDFNSHTFNRGRWWDVFANAAVMLMWTNRAVLSRFLYPDRGPARETLFDVLRDSDFEWNRFNDRRPTLRVRFDRLEEARALMRVAAPLIRWTERRSRLRLDWFAGRGWVEGSGGTVAGLDGEGLASDHAPIVAEFR